The Phormidium yuhuli AB48 DNA window TACGAACAAACCCTCGCCGACGGCATCGCCCTCGCCCGCCTCGACGACCAAGTCCGCCAACAGGGCCAGGACAGCCTCACCCCCACCCAGCACCAACAACGAGAGACCCTGCGGCAACGCTACCAAGCCGCCCAAGGTCAATTCGCCGCCTTCCTAGACCGCCCCGAAGTCGCAACCCTGCTGCGCCAAATCCGTCAACAAACCGACGGTCAATCCATCGAAATCGAACGCCAACACCGGACGCTGCAAAATAATCTGCGCAACTTACCCCAAGCCACTGCCCTCATCTATCCCCTAATCCTGCCCGATCGCCTCGAACTAATCCTCGTCACCGCCGACAGCCCCCCCCTGCGCTATCCCATCGCCGTCACCCAAACGGAACTCAACCGCACCATCGTCGCCTTCGGCCAAGCCCTCAACTCCCCCAATAGCGATATCCTGCCCCTGGCCCAAACCCTGCACCGCTGGCTCATCGCCCCCCTGGAAGCCCAACTGACCCAAGCTGGCATCGAAGCCATTATCTACGCCCCCGATGGTGCGCTGCGCTATGTGCCTCTAGCCGCACTCCATGACGGCGATCGCTACTTAGCCCAACGATTCAGCCTCAGCCACATCACCGCCGCCTCCCTCACCGACTTCAGCCAAGTCCCCCAACCGGATAACCGCCGCCTTCTCGCCGCCGCCTGCGCCGAGTGCAGCTTTGAGGTCCCCATGGCCGGACAACTCTTCCACTTCGACGACCTGCCTTTCACGGAAATCGAAGTCAACACCCTCGCCACTCAAGTCCCCGATACCCGCGTCCTCCTCAATCAAGATTTCAGCGTCGCCGCTCTCCAGTCCGCCTTAGGAGGATACCGGATTCTCCACCTAGCTACCCACGGCGCCGTCGTCCCCAACCAGCCCAGCCAATCCTTTCTCCTACTGGGCAGTGGCGAAGCCCTCAGCCTAGAGACGATCCGCAATACTTGGCGACTGGATGCGGAATTGGTGGTCCTGAGTGCCTGCGAAACGGCTGTGGGCAATGCAGAACTGGGTAGCGGCGTCGAGATTCTGGGGTTGGGCTACCAGATCCAGCAGGCCGGCGCCCAGGCCGTGATGGCATCTCTGTGGAAGGTGAACGACCGGGGCACCCAAATCCTGATGAGTGGCTTTTACGAAGCTTTGCAACAGGGAATGACCAAGAAGGAAGCTCTGCAAGCGGCCCAAATTGCCCTGATTACTGGAGACGACACCGCAGTTGAGGGGCAGCGGGGCGAGATTGAGCTACGGGGTGGGCAGCAGGGCGGCAGCGGCGATCGCCTAGCCCATCCCTACTATTGGGCACCGTTCATTCTCATCGGCAATGGCTTATGAGGCGCAGCTTGGGGATGACTGAAGCGTCTAGGGAGGAGTGATGATTGCATACTAACGGAACTGTTTCCAATCAATCTCGCTCAGGTTTTCCAACTGGGGTAACGCCTTCACCGCAGCTTGGAACTTGTCCGTCTGGGCCAGCACATCCACGAGCGTCAGGAGGTGGATATTCACGTTTTCCAAGTGGGGATGGCCAAACAACCGTTGCCCAAAGGTGTCTTTGTAGCCTTTGCCAGCCAACATGACAGCAATGGTAGCTCGGTGATAGAGAATATCAGCATAGAGGAGCTTGGCATGGTTTGTGTCTAGGGCGAGATGACTGAGTTTGCACTGAAAGTACACAAGGCGATCGCTCTCATCGAAAAGTACACCATCGATTCCTCCATCTGGTCCTAACGGTCCCGGATGAAATCCCAAAAGTTTTGACAACATACGCCCGAGTTCTTGTTTGCGCTGGGGAGTTGTTTCTAAGATACCCAAAGCCAGATTATAGGCAATGTATTCGCTCATTGAATACTGTCCGGATAAGGATTTGGTAAATCATGAGAAGTTAGTAAGCGAACATACATGACATCGATTCCCAGGTTCAAGTAAATTGTGAGAGCGTTCTCTAAACCTGACTCCAACAAGAGGTTAAGAATTTCTTCGTCGTTGATTTTAAATTCAATTTTTTCTGAGCAGTCAAGGGTTAGATAATGACGAGCTTGTTGGGGGGTTAGCTGATGGTATTGGGCTTCCCGATACCCAAGTCGCCATGCCATGTTTAGCAAGGTTTGTTCACAGTGTTCATCTTCCCCGCATAACTGCGTCTGGAGTTCAACCAGTTTCTGCTTTCTCGTTGCCCCAATATCTAAGTATCTAGGGGCGATCGCACTCATTTTAAATGAGGATCGAATTGAGGATTTAATGGTTTCACGGACATACAATTCCTGATTTTGGCTCCGATTTTGACTCTGTTGATTTTCCTTTTTTCTACCAGATAAAGTTTTTCTTGTTGGAGGTAAATTTGTAGCATTTTCCTTTCTTGTCGTCATTTTTTGTATTGTTCCAAAATTGAGCGATAATAGTCCCAAAATCCCTCACAACCATCTCGACTCCACAGATAAGTATAGTCGACAAAAATCGCTCGACCCGCTTCTCTTGGCATCCAATCGAGTGGTTCAAGAATATGACAAGGTAGAATTGAAGGGTTAAAATATTCCTGAAACTCAGACTTCTCAACACCAATAGGTAGGATTTTGATATCGACCGATGATGTAATCAAGGGCATGGCCGTGCGGATGGCGATAAGCATATCATTGAGATGAACAAACGAGCCGATATCGTAGCGCCGAACTCCCAGCAAAACTAAATCAGGTTCAATTTCAACCAAAATGCTGCCGATATTCGGCAAATCAGTGGCAATATCCACAACAACATGCTGAAATTTGGATTCATTCGCTAGTTTAACAAGGCTGGCTGGCAAACCAATAGGTTTCTTGGCATCTCGTTCACTGACAACAGTTAGCAATCCATCTTCAGTTGTGAGACGCTCACCCCAGGGTTGAGGATCAATTCCATCACTGAAAAAACGAAAACTGTCAGCTTGGGAATCTCCGTCAATCAGAAGAACGCGATCGCCCTTAATAAAACTCCAGTCAAATGAATCGCTGTCGTCGTTTTGCCTACACCACCTTTATGGTGAAAACAGAGGACTCTCATCGGTTTAAACGCGAAGACAATGGACTTGCCGAGGATGGGCCTCCATAATACTCCCGAATCGCCGCTAGCCCCTGCTCACAAACCTCCAACGGCGG harbors:
- a CDS encoding restriction endonuclease; translation: MSEYIAYNLALGILETTPQRKQELGRMLSKLLGFHPGPLGPDGGIDGVLFDESDRLVYFQCKLSHLALDTNHAKLLYADILYHRATIAVMLAGKGYKDTFGQRLFGHPHLENVNIHLLTLVDVLAQTDKFQAAVKALPQLENLSEIDWKQFR